A single window of Qipengyuania sediminis DNA harbors:
- a CDS encoding acyl-CoA dehydrogenase family protein: protein MSEQQRELQEAARRFARGELVELARELEAQDEPVPADMMRRYGELGFLGINLPEQYGGLGLGHLEALLVLEQFACVSNAVAFPVFEALVGPVRTVERFGSEALKAAVIPAVVAGEATVAVSMSEADAGTALTDLATRAYDEGGYYRLTGTKRWTSGAGHARYYVVYCRLSDAPGAGGIGAVLADRDWPGVSFGKREALMGFRGIPTRDIAFDDVRVPKDHLIVPAGGFGRLMSAFGLERCGNATQSLGLAAGALEHATAYVEERRAFGKPIADFQAVQLRLAEMAMQVEAARLLIYRAAANAAHQPDGLPSQLDSSLAKCFANEIVRSVTANGMQIMGGYGYHKDHGMEQRVRDGFAWGIAGGTTDVQKTNIAAALIGRRFDQRR from the coding sequence TTGAGCGAGCAGCAGCGCGAGCTGCAGGAGGCGGCACGGCGGTTTGCGCGAGGCGAACTGGTCGAGCTGGCGCGCGAGCTGGAGGCGCAGGACGAGCCCGTCCCTGCCGATATGATGCGGCGCTACGGGGAGCTCGGCTTCCTGGGTATCAATCTGCCCGAGCAATACGGCGGGTTGGGCCTCGGCCATCTCGAGGCGCTGCTGGTGCTCGAGCAGTTTGCGTGTGTGTCCAACGCCGTCGCCTTCCCGGTGTTCGAGGCGCTGGTCGGGCCGGTGCGGACCGTCGAGCGCTTCGGGTCAGAGGCGCTGAAGGCGGCGGTTATTCCCGCCGTCGTGGCGGGCGAGGCAACGGTCGCAGTCTCGATGTCGGAAGCCGATGCCGGGACCGCGCTGACGGACCTGGCGACGCGCGCTTATGACGAAGGTGGTTACTACCGGCTTACGGGAACCAAACGCTGGACCAGCGGCGCGGGCCATGCGCGCTATTATGTCGTCTATTGCCGTCTGTCCGATGCGCCCGGCGCGGGCGGGATCGGCGCGGTGCTGGCCGATCGCGACTGGCCGGGGGTTAGCTTCGGCAAGCGCGAGGCACTGATGGGTTTCCGCGGCATTCCGACCCGCGACATCGCCTTCGACGATGTGCGCGTGCCGAAGGATCACCTGATCGTGCCGGCAGGCGGGTTCGGGCGGCTGATGAGCGCCTTCGGGCTCGAACGCTGCGGCAATGCGACCCAAAGCCTCGGCCTCGCCGCGGGCGCGCTCGAACATGCCACCGCCTACGTCGAGGAGCGGCGCGCCTTCGGCAAGCCGATCGCCGACTTCCAGGCGGTGCAGCTGCGTCTCGCCGAAATGGCGATGCAGGTGGAGGCGGCGCGGCTTCTGATCTACCGCGCCGCCGCCAATGCCGCGCATCAGCCCGACGGACTCCCAAGCCAGCTCGACAGCAGTCTCGCCAAATGCTTCGCCAACGAGATCGTGCGCAGCGTCACCGCCAACGGGATGCAGATCATGGGCGGCTATGGCTATCACAAGGACCACGGCATGGAGCAGCGCGTCCGCGATGGCTTTGCCTGGGGGATTGCGGGGGGCACCACCGATGTGCAGAAGACCAATATTGCCGCCGCGCTGATCGGCCGCCGCTTCGATCAGCGGCGCTGA
- a CDS encoding TonB-dependent receptor, with the protein MLSLAALLAAPEEPPPPPPEPIIVTGRGLRETPATPAYATTVLEREALIRAPSGRIEDALAGVAGFQQFRRSDSRASNPSAQGVTLRALGGNATSRALVTLDGVPMADPFFGYIPLSALAPERLASASVTRGGGSGPFGAGALAGTIALVSADAEELGLASGALFASDRGDSELSATLAPQLGQGFAIVSARWDRGEGFLTTPPEQRVPASAKARYDSWSARLRGVARLGGATELQAQLLAFRDTRTLRFRGADSLSEGQDASLRLIGRGRWQWEALAYVQARDFTNIVVSATRFVPTLDQRATPSTGLGGKLELRPPLPPGHVLRFGADYRRSSGSLAEDALSAATGVVTERRSAGGTNSDLGLFAEHDWRAGALTLTGGLRADRFAISDGFFAATAPDGEVLTSARFPDRAGWAASVRGGALLRLAGGWRLRAAGYTGLRLPTLNELYRPFVVFPVTTRANAALGNERLVGFEAGVDFVLPGRLSVSVTGFDNRIEDAIANVTLTPTLRERRNIDRIAARGLEASLTAMRGPFALDASLALTDALALEGKRPAQTPALAASATLTWQPAPGHQLALTLRHTGAQFEDDLESERLPPATTLSAFAAWPLAVRLSLVLRAENLTDTRIVTRNQAGSIDLGTPRTLWAGVRWGL; encoded by the coding sequence ATGCTCTCGCTCGCCGCGCTTCTCGCCGCGCCTGAGGAGCCGCCCCCGCCGCCGCCCGAACCCATCATCGTAACCGGGCGCGGGCTGCGCGAGACGCCGGCGACCCCTGCCTATGCGACCACGGTGCTCGAGCGCGAGGCGCTGATCCGCGCCCCCTCGGGCCGGATCGAGGATGCGCTGGCGGGAGTCGCGGGGTTCCAGCAGTTCCGCCGCTCCGACAGCCGTGCCAGCAATCCCAGCGCTCAGGGCGTGACTTTACGCGCGCTGGGCGGCAATGCGACGAGCCGCGCTCTGGTGACGCTTGACGGGGTGCCGATGGCGGATCCGTTCTTCGGCTACATCCCCCTCTCCGCGCTCGCCCCCGAACGGCTTGCCTCGGCCAGCGTGACCCGCGGCGGGGGGTCGGGGCCCTTCGGCGCAGGGGCGCTCGCCGGGACGATCGCGCTGGTCAGCGCCGATGCCGAAGAGCTGGGCCTTGCGAGCGGCGCCCTGTTCGCGAGCGACCGCGGTGACAGCGAGCTCTCCGCGACGCTCGCCCCGCAGCTGGGCCAGGGTTTCGCCATCGTATCCGCGCGGTGGGACCGGGGAGAGGGGTTTCTTACCACGCCTCCCGAACAGCGTGTGCCGGCAAGTGCGAAGGCCCGCTACGACAGCTGGTCCGCCCGCCTGCGCGGCGTTGCGAGGCTCGGCGGGGCTACCGAGCTCCAGGCGCAGCTCCTCGCCTTCCGCGACACCCGCACCCTGCGTTTCCGCGGCGCGGACAGCCTGTCCGAAGGGCAGGACGCCAGCCTGCGGCTGATCGGGCGGGGGCGCTGGCAGTGGGAGGCGCTCGCCTATGTACAGGCGCGCGACTTCACCAATATCGTCGTCAGCGCGACTCGCTTCGTGCCGACTCTCGACCAGCGCGCGACCCCCTCCACCGGGCTCGGCGGCAAGCTGGAACTTCGCCCCCCGCTCCCCCCCGGCCACGTGCTGAGGTTCGGCGCTGACTATCGCCGCAGTAGCGGCAGCCTTGCGGAGGATGCCCTCTCGGCCGCGACGGGTGTCGTGACCGAACGGCGGAGCGCGGGCGGGACCAACAGCGACCTTGGCCTCTTCGCCGAGCACGACTGGCGGGCGGGCGCGCTGACACTGACGGGGGGCCTTCGCGCGGATCGCTTCGCCATCAGTGACGGCTTCTTCGCCGCCACCGCCCCCGACGGGGAGGTGCTGACTTCGGCCCGCTTCCCCGACCGCGCCGGCTGGGCGGCGAGTGTGCGTGGCGGCGCGCTGCTGCGTCTGGCAGGTGGCTGGCGGCTGCGCGCGGCCGGTTACACCGGGCTACGGCTGCCGACGCTCAACGAGCTTTACCGCCCCTTCGTCGTCTTCCCCGTCACCACCCGCGCCAATGCCGCGCTCGGCAACGAGCGGCTGGTGGGGTTCGAAGCGGGGGTCGACTTCGTTCTCCCCGGTCGTCTGTCGGTCTCGGTCACGGGCTTCGACAACCGGATCGAGGACGCCATCGCCAATGTCACTCTCACCCCGACCTTGCGCGAGCGGCGCAATATCGATCGGATCGCGGCGCGCGGGCTGGAGGCGAGCCTTACCGCCATGCGCGGACCCTTCGCGCTCGACGCTTCGCTTGCGCTGACCGATGCCCTGGCGCTTGAGGGCAAGCGCCCCGCGCAGACCCCCGCCCTCGCCGCCAGCGCAACGCTCACATGGCAGCCCGCGCCGGGCCACCAGCTCGCGCTGACCCTGCGGCATACGGGGGCGCAATTCGAAGACGATCTCGAAAGCGAGCGACTGCCGCCCGCCACCACTCTTTCCGCCTTCGCGGCATGGCCGCTCGCCGTGCGGCTGTCGCTGGTGCTGCGCGCGGAGAACCTGACCGACACCCGCATCGTCACGCGCAACCAGGCCGGATCGATCGACCTCGGCACGCCGCGGACGCTGTGGGCCGGGGTGCGCTGGGGGCTTTAG
- a CDS encoding methyltransferase, protein MNEPNGADSALLAVLDALASRGYRFTTVTPATHAKVLARDPGREGRTLADVFGWSLPFSRDAIDADLFRLLEQSDALIGENGNRFRSRYRVSTHDGLYLLHSSYPTTAEDAVFFGPDSMRFAAVIAQHLPDLPPGARIADYGTGTGVGGLVAARAAGRKVDLALCDINPAALRLAATNAAHAGIAAQLLRLASPGDLPEGLDLVVTHPPFMMDDRKRTYRDGGDMLGARLSYDWAMAAAERLAPGGHVIMHTGTSIAAGTDLLKDALTDATATRGWSLDYREVEQDYYAEELDTPAYRDAGVERIAMVAAVIGKPA, encoded by the coding sequence ATGAATGAACCCAATGGCGCCGACAGCGCCCTCCTCGCCGTGCTCGATGCCCTGGCCTCGCGCGGCTATCGCTTCACCACCGTGACGCCGGCGACCCATGCCAAGGTGCTGGCGCGAGACCCGGGGCGCGAGGGGCGTACCCTCGCCGATGTCTTCGGCTGGAGCCTCCCCTTCTCGCGGGACGCTATCGATGCCGACCTGTTCCGGCTGCTGGAGCAATCCGATGCGCTGATCGGCGAAAACGGGAATCGGTTTCGCAGCCGGTACCGGGTATCGACCCATGATGGGCTCTACCTGCTCCATTCGTCCTACCCCACTACCGCGGAGGACGCGGTGTTCTTCGGGCCCGACAGCATGCGCTTCGCCGCGGTGATCGCACAGCATCTGCCCGACTTGCCGCCCGGCGCGCGGATCGCGGATTACGGGACGGGGACTGGCGTCGGCGGGCTGGTCGCGGCGAGAGCTGCGGGCAGGAAGGTCGATCTCGCCCTTTGCGACATCAATCCTGCGGCCCTGCGGCTGGCCGCCACCAATGCGGCGCACGCGGGCATCGCAGCGCAGCTTTTGCGGCTGGCAAGCCCGGGCGACCTGCCGGAGGGGCTCGATCTCGTCGTCACGCATCCGCCCTTCATGATGGACGACAGGAAGCGCACCTATCGCGATGGCGGCGACATGCTGGGGGCGCGGCTCTCCTACGATTGGGCGATGGCAGCGGCGGAAAGGCTCGCACCGGGCGGGCACGTCATCATGCATACCGGCACCTCGATCGCGGCGGGCACGGACCTCTTGAAGGATGCTTTGACCGATGCCACGGCGACGCGCGGATGGTCGCTCGACTACCGCGAGGTCGAACAGGACTATTATGCGGAAGAGCTCGATACCCCGGCTTACCGCGATGCGGGGGTGGAGCGGATCGCCATGGTCGCCGCGGTGATCGGAAAACCCGCCTGA
- a CDS encoding dicarboxylate/amino acid:cation symporter, with protein sequence MGQRGWWITGALVLGLVAGAVVGPTDAGERAAPLILPIGQLWLQALTMTVVPLVFSLLVAGMARAVQAASGGAFAARAMALFAIGLLAATGLAALLTPALLEIAPVPAAAAGLQPVGSIPEASPDAPAWYMTIIPTNPIGSAAEGAMVPLVVFAILFGLAMGRIEGALRESLETVFRAIIETMLVIVGWVLALAPLGVAALAFGVGTRLGASAASVLAHYMAIVIAICLAVTLLAVAATWAFGRLSPAAFLRAAFPAQTIAVSTQSSLASLPAMIEAAGPLGVDRDRAGIVLPLAVSVFKAASAGANVAVAVYLAQLHGVAVTPAGLAVGAVVAAAVSVGAVGLPAQVNFFAIIAPVCIAMGVPVELLPVLLAIESVPDIFRTLGNVTADLAVTRIAGREAAAGQA encoded by the coding sequence ATGGGGCAGCGGGGCTGGTGGATCACCGGCGCGCTGGTGCTCGGCCTGGTAGCGGGCGCGGTCGTCGGCCCTACCGACGCAGGCGAGCGCGCCGCGCCGCTCATCCTGCCGATCGGCCAGCTTTGGCTCCAGGCGCTGACCATGACCGTGGTGCCGCTCGTCTTCTCTCTGTTGGTAGCGGGCATGGCGCGGGCCGTTCAGGCGGCGTCCGGCGGCGCCTTCGCCGCGCGCGCCATGGCACTCTTCGCTATCGGGCTCCTCGCCGCGACCGGGCTCGCAGCGCTCCTCACCCCGGCGCTTCTCGAGATCGCGCCGGTCCCCGCGGCAGCGGCGGGCCTGCAGCCGGTGGGCAGCATTCCGGAAGCGTCCCCCGACGCGCCCGCCTGGTATATGACGATCATTCCCACCAACCCGATCGGCTCCGCCGCCGAAGGGGCAATGGTGCCGCTGGTCGTCTTCGCGATCCTGTTCGGCCTCGCCATGGGGCGGATCGAGGGCGCGCTGCGGGAGAGCCTGGAGACGGTCTTCCGCGCCATCATCGAGACCATGCTGGTGATTGTCGGATGGGTGCTGGCGCTTGCCCCGCTGGGGGTGGCGGCGCTCGCCTTCGGGGTCGGCACCCGGCTCGGCGCCAGCGCGGCGAGCGTGCTTGCCCATTACATGGCCATCGTGATCGCGATCTGCCTAGCGGTGACTTTGCTGGCCGTGGCCGCCACCTGGGCCTTCGGGCGGCTAAGCCCGGCAGCCTTCCTGCGCGCCGCCTTCCCGGCGCAGACCATCGCCGTCTCGACCCAGAGCTCGCTCGCCTCGCTCCCCGCCATGATCGAAGCCGCAGGGCCGCTGGGGGTGGATCGGGACCGGGCGGGCATCGTCCTGCCGCTGGCGGTATCGGTGTTCAAGGCCGCGAGCGCGGGCGCGAATGTGGCAGTCGCGGTCTATCTCGCGCAGCTCCACGGGGTGGCGGTGACGCCCGCCGGCCTAGCGGTGGGCGCGGTGGTGGCGGCGGCGGTCAGCGTCGGCGCGGTGGGCCTGCCCGCGCAGGTCAACTTCTTCGCCATCATTGCCCCCGTGTGCATCGCCATGGGGGTGCCGGTAGAGCTCCTTCCCGTGCTGCTGGCGATCGAATCGGTGCCCGACATCTTCCGCACCCTGGGCAATGTGACGGCGGACCTTGCCGTCACCCGGATCGCGGGCAGGGAGGCTGCGGCGGGACAGGCCTGA
- a CDS encoding DUF4142 domain-containing protein encodes MRTVFLALAATALTLSGCATMDGTDSPAMSGDMTPEDRAGYVAMAGASDLFEIESSRLAATRAQSADVRAFAQMLITHHTQTTAATMAAARASGMSPPAPVLMPMQREMMEQLQSAPAGSFDEVYMRQQVSAHEMALALHRNYAARGDTAALRATAATAVPIVQEHLDRARQLD; translated from the coding sequence ATGCGCACAGTCTTTCTCGCCCTTGCGGCAACCGCCCTAACGCTCTCCGGCTGCGCGACCATGGACGGCACAGACAGCCCGGCGATGAGCGGCGACATGACGCCCGAGGACCGGGCCGGCTACGTGGCGATGGCGGGGGCGAGCGACCTGTTCGAGATCGAATCCTCGCGGCTGGCGGCCACCCGCGCGCAGAGCGCCGATGTGCGCGCCTTCGCGCAGATGCTGATCACCCATCACACCCAGACCACCGCCGCGACGATGGCCGCCGCCCGCGCCAGCGGTATGAGCCCGCCCGCGCCCGTGCTCATGCCGATGCAGCGCGAGATGATGGAACAACTGCAAAGCGCCCCCGCCGGCTCGTTCGACGAGGTCTACATGCGCCAGCAGGTCTCGGCCCACGAAATGGCGCTGGCGCTGCACCGGAACTACGCCGCCCGCGGCGACACCGCTGCGCTGCGCGCCACCGCCGCGACCGCCGTGCCGATCGTGCAGGAGCATCTCGACCGCGCGCGCCAGCTCGATTGA
- a CDS encoding YaiI/YqxD family protein, translating to MIGAAPPTAALCILVDADACPVKDEIYRVAERHGAHVRVVSNQMFRVPVSARVKRVTVSDAFDAADDWIAEHAGPRTLVVTGDILLADRALKAGATVLAHTGKPFDAGSIGGAVATRAIMAELRAGMDGPLGGAGGGPPPFRKEDRSRFLQALDRELVRLGRAA from the coding sequence TTGATCGGCGCGGCACCCCCGACGGCGGCCCTTTGCATCCTGGTCGACGCCGACGCCTGCCCGGTGAAGGACGAGATCTACCGCGTGGCCGAGCGGCACGGTGCGCATGTCCGCGTGGTCAGCAACCAGATGTTCCGCGTGCCCGTGAGCGCGCGGGTGAAGCGCGTGACGGTCTCCGACGCCTTCGACGCGGCGGACGACTGGATCGCCGAGCACGCCGGGCCGAGGACGCTGGTGGTGACCGGCGACATCCTCCTTGCCGACCGCGCCCTGAAGGCGGGCGCGACCGTCCTCGCGCACACCGGCAAGCCCTTCGACGCCGGCAGCATCGGCGGCGCGGTGGCCACCCGCGCGATCATGGCCGAATTGCGCGCGGGGATGGACGGCCCGCTGGGAGGCGCCGGCGGCGGCCCACCCCCGTTCCGCAAGGAAGACCGCTCGCGGTTCCTGCAGGCGCTGGACCGGGAGCTGGTGCGGTTGGGGCGGGCGGCATAG
- a CDS encoding ATP-binding protein, giving the protein MSADLKTETLRKPDMPAVIERTHITHDLRGFMLPIFEALSNCLHSIETKLGNAAIGGGHIAIQFHNTNDPKNFLVSVEDDGIGLNDENFRSFLTPFSGLKLEKRGRGFGRFIAFKVFERIHYQARDQVDSGLRSRTFRFNIYDRREIIFFDGEPDFSGTGVKVEFNEPKEEWHEIILHLDASTISDELAEHFLPEFLKGQLPEIHLEVDGVVTHLSGEFATLFNATSSGTFVVEIDKKPETLNYTVSKIPRTRRFNQNSLMFSAGGRIVGVPKDLGQKLGRPFFLDSNDEKYIVVAVISGEAFEKRLNDSRTSINITPKEIETIVTKVAEVIEETESDQISKIKDAQRKELSSALVENPILRMGLKGETLDEYVRKKPNSWGADQFVSDLALKRYRRSEDISESIAKATESEQAYFEEIRDLVKDLGEEKRDALAEYVVHRRKVISLVEAARRFDNDEKLPPKTRYII; this is encoded by the coding sequence ATGAGCGCTGACCTGAAAACCGAAACCCTTCGTAAGCCAGATATGCCCGCTGTCATTGAGCGGACGCATATCACTCACGATCTTCGAGGGTTCATGCTTCCCATATTCGAGGCCCTGTCCAACTGTCTTCACTCCATCGAAACCAAGCTTGGGAACGCAGCGATAGGCGGCGGCCATATCGCCATACAATTTCATAACACCAACGACCCGAAGAATTTTTTGGTGTCAGTTGAGGATGATGGCATAGGCTTGAATGACGAAAACTTTCGCTCGTTCCTCACTCCATTTAGCGGCCTTAAACTCGAAAAGCGCGGGCGCGGATTTGGGCGCTTTATTGCTTTCAAAGTATTCGAAAGAATACACTATCAAGCGCGTGACCAGGTCGACAGCGGCCTCCGATCAAGAACGTTCCGTTTCAACATCTATGACAGACGCGAGATCATATTCTTTGACGGAGAACCTGATTTCTCCGGCACGGGGGTTAAGGTTGAATTCAACGAACCCAAAGAGGAATGGCACGAAATTATTCTCCATCTGGATGCGTCGACGATATCCGATGAATTGGCTGAGCACTTTCTTCCGGAGTTTCTCAAGGGCCAGCTTCCAGAAATTCACCTAGAGGTCGATGGAGTTGTTACACACCTAAGTGGTGAATTCGCCACCCTATTTAATGCGACTTCCTCCGGAACGTTTGTAGTCGAGATAGACAAAAAGCCGGAAACACTGAATTATACTGTAAGCAAAATTCCCCGCACCCGGCGCTTCAACCAAAACTCCTTAATGTTTTCGGCTGGAGGGCGAATCGTAGGCGTTCCGAAAGATTTGGGTCAAAAATTAGGCAGGCCATTTTTTCTAGATTCCAATGACGAGAAATACATTGTTGTTGCTGTGATTAGCGGCGAAGCTTTTGAGAAGAGGCTAAACGATTCCCGTACGTCAATCAATATTACCCCGAAAGAGATTGAGACCATTGTAACCAAGGTGGCTGAGGTCATCGAGGAGACTGAGTCCGACCAAATCAGTAAAATTAAAGACGCGCAGAGAAAGGAGCTATCTTCGGCCCTGGTGGAGAATCCAATCTTGCGGATGGGACTTAAGGGAGAGACCCTAGATGAGTACGTTCGCAAAAAGCCGAACAGCTGGGGTGCGGACCAGTTCGTATCCGACTTAGCGTTGAAGAGATATCGTCGGAGCGAAGACATCTCGGAGAGCATCGCGAAAGCGACCGAGAGCGAGCAAGCCTACTTTGAAGAAATCCGCGATCTTGTAAAAGACCTCGGCGAGGAAAAGCGAGACGCATTAGCTGAGTATGTCGTTCATCGGCGAAAGGTTATCTCACTAGTTGAGGCTGCTCGGCGATTCGATAATGATGAAAAATTGCCCCCGAAGACACGATACATAATTTGA
- the thiC gene encoding phosphomethylpyrimidine synthase ThiC produces MADVNSKFDIGVTTGPIRGSRKVHVGPLGVAMREIDLEPSSGEPPLRVYDTSGPYTDPAASIDIRRGLPHLRREWQLARGDVEEYAAREVRPEDNGQLGPDRSGGVPAFPNVARSVLRAKPGANLSQMHYARRGIVTPEMEYVATRENLGRERMAHTRDGEDFGAAIPDYVTPEFVRDEVARGRAIIPSNVNHPECEPMAIGRNFLVKINANIGNSAVASDVASEVDKMVWSIRWGADTVMDLSTGRNIHDTREWIIRNSPVPIGTVPIYQALEKVGGIAEDLTWEIYRDTLIEQAEQGVDYFTIHAGVRLPYIPMTARRVTGIVSRGGSIMAKWCLAHHKESFLYERFDEITEIMKAYDIAYSLGDGLRPGSIADANDEAQFAELYTLGELTKRAWAQDVQVMIEGPGHVPMHKIKANMDKQLAACGEAPFYTLGPLVTDIAPGYDHITSGIGAAMIGWFGTAMLCYVTPKEHLGLPDRDDVKVGVVTYKLAAHAADLAKGHPAAKVRDDALSRARFEFRWRDQFNLSLDPDTAEQYHDQTLPAEGAKTAHFCSMCGPKFCSMKITQEVRDFAAKQNAGVESFVAAEEAEAGMADMSRVFRETGSELYMGSGGREHD; encoded by the coding sequence ATGGCGGACGTGAACAGCAAATTCGACATCGGCGTCACCACCGGGCCGATCCGCGGCAGCCGCAAGGTCCATGTGGGGCCGCTCGGCGTCGCCATGCGCGAGATCGATCTGGAGCCTTCAAGCGGCGAGCCGCCGCTCCGGGTCTACGACACCAGCGGGCCCTATACCGATCCCGCCGCCAGCATCGACATCCGCCGGGGCCTTCCGCACCTCCGCCGCGAGTGGCAGCTCGCGCGCGGCGACGTCGAGGAATATGCCGCGCGCGAGGTGCGGCCCGAGGACAACGGCCAGCTCGGCCCCGACCGCTCGGGCGGCGTCCCCGCCTTCCCCAACGTTGCCAGGAGCGTGCTGCGCGCCAAGCCGGGCGCCAACCTCAGCCAGATGCACTACGCCCGCCGCGGCATCGTCACCCCCGAGATGGAATATGTCGCGACCCGAGAGAACCTCGGCCGCGAGCGCATGGCGCACACGCGCGATGGCGAGGACTTCGGCGCCGCCATCCCCGACTACGTCACCCCCGAGTTCGTCCGCGACGAGGTGGCGCGCGGCCGCGCCATCATCCCCTCCAACGTCAACCACCCCGAATGCGAGCCGATGGCGATCGGGCGCAACTTCCTGGTCAAGATCAACGCCAACATCGGCAATTCCGCGGTCGCCAGCGACGTCGCATCCGAGGTCGACAAGATGGTGTGGTCGATCCGCTGGGGCGCGGACACCGTGATGGATCTCAGCACCGGCCGCAACATCCACGACACCCGCGAATGGATCATCCGCAACAGCCCCGTCCCCATCGGCACCGTGCCCATCTACCAGGCGCTCGAGAAGGTCGGCGGCATTGCGGAGGATCTCACCTGGGAGATCTACCGCGACACGCTGATCGAGCAGGCGGAGCAAGGCGTGGACTATTTCACCATCCACGCCGGCGTGCGCCTGCCCTACATCCCGATGACCGCCAGGCGCGTCACCGGCATCGTCAGCCGCGGCGGCTCGATCATGGCGAAATGGTGCCTGGCGCATCACAAGGAGAGCTTCCTCTACGAGCGCTTCGACGAGATCACCGAGATCATGAAGGCCTACGACATCGCCTACAGCTTGGGCGATGGCCTGCGCCCCGGCAGCATCGCCGACGCCAACGACGAGGCGCAGTTCGCCGAGCTCTACACCCTGGGCGAGCTGACCAAGCGCGCCTGGGCGCAGGACGTGCAGGTGATGATCGAGGGCCCCGGCCACGTGCCGATGCACAAGATCAAGGCCAACATGGACAAGCAGCTCGCGGCCTGCGGCGAGGCGCCGTTCTACACCCTCGGGCCGCTCGTCACCGACATCGCGCCCGGCTACGACCACATCACCAGCGGCATCGGCGCGGCGATGATCGGCTGGTTCGGCACCGCCATGCTCTGCTACGTCACGCCCAAGGAGCACCTCGGCCTGCCCGACCGCGACGACGTGAAGGTGGGCGTGGTCACCTACAAGCTCGCCGCCCACGCCGCCGACCTCGCCAAGGGCCACCCGGCGGCGAAAGTCCGCGACGACGCGCTGAGCCGCGCCCGCTTCGAATTCCGCTGGCGCGACCAGTTCAACCTCAGCCTCGACCCCGACACCGCCGAGCAATACCACGACCAGACCCTCCCCGCGGAAGGCGCCAAGACCGCCCACTTCTGCTCGATGTGCGGGCCGAAGTTCTGCTCGATGAAGATCACCCAGGAAGTGCGCGACTTCGCGGCGAAGCAGAACGCGGGGGTTGAGAGCTTCGTTGCGGCGGAGGAGGCCGAGGCGGGCATGGCGGACATGAGCCGCGTGTTCCGCGAGACGGGGAGCGAGCTCTACATGGGCTCGGGCGGGCGGGAGCACGACTAG